A part of Neodiprion pinetum isolate iyNeoPine1 chromosome 4, iyNeoPine1.2, whole genome shotgun sequence genomic DNA contains:
- the Mpcp1 gene encoding solute carrier family 25 member 3, with product MTEGSGVATLQQTLAISEYLFYSLSTPGRGNIIVPEDKMWSSMMETVKKNPFGSPFITADCQAQREDGQALVKGRYIAAANTAEGDSCEFGSNKYFMLCGLGGILSCGLTHTMVTPLDLVKCRIQVDPAKYKSVFNGFKVTVKEGGVRALGTGWAPTFFGYSMQGMFKFGLYEVFKVYYSQLIGDELSYEYRTTLYLVSSASAEFFADIALAPMEAAKVRIQTMPGYAKTLREALPKMHADEGLGGFYKGLVPLWLRQIPYTMMKFACFERTVELLYKHVVPKPRADCTKGEQLVVTFAAGYIAGVFCAVVSHPADSVVSKLNQEKGATAGDVVRKLGFAGLWKGLAPRIVMIGTLTAAQWFIYDAVKVWLRMPRPPPPEMPESLKKKYGIA from the exons ATGACAGAGGGCAGTGGAGTCGCGACACTACAGCAGACGTTGGCGATTTCGGAGTAccttttttactctctttccACCCCAGGGAG AGGCAATATCATAGTTCCCGAAGACAAGATGTGGTCCTCGATGATGGAAACCGTCAAAAAGAATCCTTTCGGCTCTCCTTTCATCACAGCTGACTGCCAGGCTCAGCGCGAGGACGGCCAAGCCCTTGTCAAAGGCCGATACATCGCCGCCGCCAACACGGCAGAAGGCG ACAGCTGCGAATTCGGCTCCAACAAATACTTCATGCTATGCGGGCTTGGAGGCATCTTGTCCTGTGGTCTCACCCATACTATGGTTACCCCCCTTGATCTGGTCAAGTGCCGTATTCAAGTAGACCCTGCAAAATACAAGTCCGTCTTCAACGGATTCAAG GTTACTGTCAAAGAGGGTGGTGTCAGAGCCTTGGGAACAGGATGGGCTCCAACTTTCTTTGGATATTCCATGCAAGGAATGTTCAAGTTCGGTCTCTACGAAGTCTTCAAAGTTTACTATTCGCAACTAATTGGGGATGAACTTTCCTATGAATACAGAACAACACTATACCTCGTTTCATCTGCATCTGCAGAATTCTTCGCTGACATCGCTCTGGCACCCATGGAAGCTGCCAAG GTCAGGATTCAAACTATGCCTGGTTACGCAAAAACTCTGCGTGAAGCGCTGCCCAAGATGCACGCTGATGAAGGTCTCGGAGGTTTCTACAAGGGTTTGGTGCCACTTTGGCTCCGCCAGATCCCCTACACCATGATGAAGTTTGCCTGTTTCGAACGTACCGTCGAATTATTGTACAAGCATGTCGTGCCCAAGCCGCGTGCTGACTGCACCAAGGGCGAACAGCTCGTTGTAACCTTCGCTGCTGGTTATATTGCTGGTGTGTTCTGCGCCGTTGTTTCTCACCCCGCTGACTCG GTTGTGTCCAAGTTGAACCAAGAGAAGGGAGCCACAGCCGGTGACGTTGTGAGGAAACTTGGTTTTGCTGGATTATGGAAGGGACTGGCACCCAGAATCGTCATGATCGGTACTTTGACGGCTGCCCAATGGTTTATCTACGATGCGGTCAAGGTATGGCTGCGCATGCCACGTCCACCACCACCAGAGATGCCAGAGTCGCTAAAGAAGAAGTATGGCATCGCTTAA
- the LOC124217114 gene encoding prestin isoform X2, producing the protein MYGSMDKEDEVLRHLQVERPLYEQDALNKAYHYEKPKHSFVRNTKKSLKSKSCGSCTTSTIPALNWLRSYEWKKDICSDLISGLTVAIMHIPQGMAYALLGNVPPVVGIYMAFFPVLVYFFLGTSKHVSMGTFAVVCLMTGKAVTTHATFPDVLAQSNVTDPTLSPDVPVATYTPIEVATTVTFMVGILQLGMYLFRLGIISTLLSETLVNGFTTGAAVWVLISQIKDLLGLQLPKQKSMFKLIFSCIDIFNELPNVNIAAAIISTVAIIIMVFNNEIIKPYIAKKCSIPIPIELVAVVTGTLISNYGNLPEVYNIRTVGDIPTGLPIPKPPSFSLLPAIAFESVAITMVSYTITMSMALIFAQKLNYEVDSNQELLAMGSSNIVGSFFSCMPVTASLSRSLIQQTTGGKSQLASIVSCGILLTILLWIGPFFEPLPRCVLASIIVVALKGMLLQACELKKFWKLSKLDAAVWIVTFLVVVLVNIDIGLVVGLLVSLTSIFVQSIRPYICLLGHIPNTDLYLDLKRFKGTTELCGIKIFHYCGGLNFANSGHLKSELFKLVGVVPREVVEERRKLTKKGLYPDPLGSEDKEALRCIILDLSAMSYIDPSGINTLRFLTTEFEKIEVPVYLAGCSGPVFEQIVKCDQFQNKEPSFRIFVGVHDAVTFIQHELFK; encoded by the exons ATGTATG GAAGCATGGATAAGGAAGACGAAGTGCTGAGGCACCTGCAAGTCGAAAGACCGCTCTATGAACAAGACGCTTTGAACAAAGCTTACCACTACGAGAAGCCGAAGCATTCGT tTGTGAGGAACACTAAAAAGTCTCTGAAATCAAAAAGCTGTGGGTCATGCACTACTTCGACAATACCGGCGTTGAATTGGCTCAGAAGTTATGAGTGGAAAAAAGACATCTGCTCCGATCTGATCTCTGGTCTGACCGTCGCCATCATGCACATACCCCAAGGAATGGCCTACGCTCTACTTGGAAACGTACCACCAGTCGTAGGCATATACATGGCTTTCTTCCCAGTATTAGTATACTTTTTCTTAGGAACTTCGAAGCACGTTTCAATGG GTACATTCGCTGTTGTTTGCCTAATGACGGGGAAGGCGGTTACCACTCACGCCACATTTCCAGATGTGTTGGCTCAGTCAAATGTGACAGACCCAACATTATCACCGGATGTACCAGTGGCTACTTACACTCCTATCGAGGTGGCTACAACCGTCACCTTTATGGTCGGAATACTTCAG CTGGGAATGTACTTATTCAGGCTAGGCATAATCAGCACCTTACTCAGTGAGACTCTGGTGAATGGTTTCACTACTGGTGCTGCTGTTTGGGTacttatatctcaaataaaaGATCTCCTCGGCTTACAGCTGCCCAAGCAAAAGTCAATGTTCAAATTAATATTT tcttgcatagatattttcaacgaaCTACCAAATGTGAATATAGCTGCTGCTATAATCTCTACAGTTGCGATAATAATCATGGTTTTTAACAATGAAATAATCAAG CCATACATCGCAAAAAAATGTAGCATACCGATACCGATTGAATTAGTGGCTGTTGTTACCGGCACTTTAATATCTAATTACGGCAATCTACCAGAGGTCTACAACATTCGAACTGTCGGTGATATTCCCACAGG ACTGCCGATACCGAAGCCTCCCAGTTTTTCTTTACTACCTGCAATAGCATTCGAGAGTGTTGCGATAACCATGGTCTCGTATACTATAACGATGTCGATGGCATTGATATTTGCACAGAAGTTAAACTACGAAGTGGATTCCAATCAAGAGCTCTTAGCGATG GGGAGCAGTAATATCGTTGggtcttttttttcctgcatGCCAGTCACTGCCTCGCTCAGTCGATCATTGATACAGCAGACAACTGGTGGAAAAAGCCAACTCGCCAGTATTGTGTCATGTGGAATATTATTGACGATTCTTCTCTGGATAGGACCTTTTTTTGAACCTTTACCAAGATGCGTCCTCGCGTCGATTATTGTT GTAGCACTTAAGGGAATGCTTTTACAAGCAtgtgaattgaagaaattttggaaattaagTAAACTGGATGCTGCTGTTTGGATTGTCACTTTTCTCGTGGTTGTCCTTGTAAATATTGACATTGGTTTAGTTGTCGGGCTGCTTGTTTCATTGACAAGCATATTCGTGCAATCCATCAGGCCGTACATATGCCTCTTGGGTCACATTCCAAACACAGATTTGTACTTGGACTTGAAACGATTCAAAGGC aCGACGGAGCTctgtggaataaaaattttccactacTGTGGTGGCTTGAATTTTGCCAATTCTGGGCATTTGAAGTCGGAATTATTCAAACTAGTAGGTGTTGTACCACGTGAAGTGGtggaagagagaagaaaactCACTAAAAAAGGATTGTATCCCGATCCCCTCGGTAGCGAGGATAAAGAAGCTCTCAGGTGTATTATATTAGATTTAAGCGCTATGAGCTATATCGATCCCAGTGGTATAAATACACTCAGATTTCTCACTACAGAGTTTGAGAAAATAGAGGTTCCAGTATATTTGGCGGGCTGCTCGGGTCCCGTTTTTGAACAGATAGTAAAATGTgatcaatttcaaaacaagGAGCCaagttttagaatttttgtcGGTGTGCACGACGCTGTTACTTTCATCCAGCACGAATTGTTCAAATGA
- the LOC124217114 gene encoding prestin isoform X1 encodes MRYIKSYRAEGSMDKEDEVLRHLQVERPLYEQDALNKAYHYEKPKHSFVRNTKKSLKSKSCGSCTTSTIPALNWLRSYEWKKDICSDLISGLTVAIMHIPQGMAYALLGNVPPVVGIYMAFFPVLVYFFLGTSKHVSMGTFAVVCLMTGKAVTTHATFPDVLAQSNVTDPTLSPDVPVATYTPIEVATTVTFMVGILQLGMYLFRLGIISTLLSETLVNGFTTGAAVWVLISQIKDLLGLQLPKQKSMFKLIFSCIDIFNELPNVNIAAAIISTVAIIIMVFNNEIIKPYIAKKCSIPIPIELVAVVTGTLISNYGNLPEVYNIRTVGDIPTGLPIPKPPSFSLLPAIAFESVAITMVSYTITMSMALIFAQKLNYEVDSNQELLAMGSSNIVGSFFSCMPVTASLSRSLIQQTTGGKSQLASIVSCGILLTILLWIGPFFEPLPRCVLASIIVVALKGMLLQACELKKFWKLSKLDAAVWIVTFLVVVLVNIDIGLVVGLLVSLTSIFVQSIRPYICLLGHIPNTDLYLDLKRFKGTTELCGIKIFHYCGGLNFANSGHLKSELFKLVGVVPREVVEERRKLTKKGLYPDPLGSEDKEALRCIILDLSAMSYIDPSGINTLRFLTTEFEKIEVPVYLAGCSGPVFEQIVKCDQFQNKEPSFRIFVGVHDAVTFIQHELFK; translated from the exons ATGCGGTATATCAAAAGTTACAGAGCAGAAg GAAGCATGGATAAGGAAGACGAAGTGCTGAGGCACCTGCAAGTCGAAAGACCGCTCTATGAACAAGACGCTTTGAACAAAGCTTACCACTACGAGAAGCCGAAGCATTCGT tTGTGAGGAACACTAAAAAGTCTCTGAAATCAAAAAGCTGTGGGTCATGCACTACTTCGACAATACCGGCGTTGAATTGGCTCAGAAGTTATGAGTGGAAAAAAGACATCTGCTCCGATCTGATCTCTGGTCTGACCGTCGCCATCATGCACATACCCCAAGGAATGGCCTACGCTCTACTTGGAAACGTACCACCAGTCGTAGGCATATACATGGCTTTCTTCCCAGTATTAGTATACTTTTTCTTAGGAACTTCGAAGCACGTTTCAATGG GTACATTCGCTGTTGTTTGCCTAATGACGGGGAAGGCGGTTACCACTCACGCCACATTTCCAGATGTGTTGGCTCAGTCAAATGTGACAGACCCAACATTATCACCGGATGTACCAGTGGCTACTTACACTCCTATCGAGGTGGCTACAACCGTCACCTTTATGGTCGGAATACTTCAG CTGGGAATGTACTTATTCAGGCTAGGCATAATCAGCACCTTACTCAGTGAGACTCTGGTGAATGGTTTCACTACTGGTGCTGCTGTTTGGGTacttatatctcaaataaaaGATCTCCTCGGCTTACAGCTGCCCAAGCAAAAGTCAATGTTCAAATTAATATTT tcttgcatagatattttcaacgaaCTACCAAATGTGAATATAGCTGCTGCTATAATCTCTACAGTTGCGATAATAATCATGGTTTTTAACAATGAAATAATCAAG CCATACATCGCAAAAAAATGTAGCATACCGATACCGATTGAATTAGTGGCTGTTGTTACCGGCACTTTAATATCTAATTACGGCAATCTACCAGAGGTCTACAACATTCGAACTGTCGGTGATATTCCCACAGG ACTGCCGATACCGAAGCCTCCCAGTTTTTCTTTACTACCTGCAATAGCATTCGAGAGTGTTGCGATAACCATGGTCTCGTATACTATAACGATGTCGATGGCATTGATATTTGCACAGAAGTTAAACTACGAAGTGGATTCCAATCAAGAGCTCTTAGCGATG GGGAGCAGTAATATCGTTGggtcttttttttcctgcatGCCAGTCACTGCCTCGCTCAGTCGATCATTGATACAGCAGACAACTGGTGGAAAAAGCCAACTCGCCAGTATTGTGTCATGTGGAATATTATTGACGATTCTTCTCTGGATAGGACCTTTTTTTGAACCTTTACCAAGATGCGTCCTCGCGTCGATTATTGTT GTAGCACTTAAGGGAATGCTTTTACAAGCAtgtgaattgaagaaattttggaaattaagTAAACTGGATGCTGCTGTTTGGATTGTCACTTTTCTCGTGGTTGTCCTTGTAAATATTGACATTGGTTTAGTTGTCGGGCTGCTTGTTTCATTGACAAGCATATTCGTGCAATCCATCAGGCCGTACATATGCCTCTTGGGTCACATTCCAAACACAGATTTGTACTTGGACTTGAAACGATTCAAAGGC aCGACGGAGCTctgtggaataaaaattttccactacTGTGGTGGCTTGAATTTTGCCAATTCTGGGCATTTGAAGTCGGAATTATTCAAACTAGTAGGTGTTGTACCACGTGAAGTGGtggaagagagaagaaaactCACTAAAAAAGGATTGTATCCCGATCCCCTCGGTAGCGAGGATAAAGAAGCTCTCAGGTGTATTATATTAGATTTAAGCGCTATGAGCTATATCGATCCCAGTGGTATAAATACACTCAGATTTCTCACTACAGAGTTTGAGAAAATAGAGGTTCCAGTATATTTGGCGGGCTGCTCGGGTCCCGTTTTTGAACAGATAGTAAAATGTgatcaatttcaaaacaagGAGCCaagttttagaatttttgtcGGTGTGCACGACGCTGTTACTTTCATCCAGCACGAATTGTTCAAATGA
- the LOC124217114 gene encoding prestin isoform X3, with the protein MDKEDEVLRHLQVERPLYEQDALNKAYHYEKPKHSFVRNTKKSLKSKSCGSCTTSTIPALNWLRSYEWKKDICSDLISGLTVAIMHIPQGMAYALLGNVPPVVGIYMAFFPVLVYFFLGTSKHVSMGTFAVVCLMTGKAVTTHATFPDVLAQSNVTDPTLSPDVPVATYTPIEVATTVTFMVGILQLGMYLFRLGIISTLLSETLVNGFTTGAAVWVLISQIKDLLGLQLPKQKSMFKLIFSCIDIFNELPNVNIAAAIISTVAIIIMVFNNEIIKPYIAKKCSIPIPIELVAVVTGTLISNYGNLPEVYNIRTVGDIPTGLPIPKPPSFSLLPAIAFESVAITMVSYTITMSMALIFAQKLNYEVDSNQELLAMGSSNIVGSFFSCMPVTASLSRSLIQQTTGGKSQLASIVSCGILLTILLWIGPFFEPLPRCVLASIIVVALKGMLLQACELKKFWKLSKLDAAVWIVTFLVVVLVNIDIGLVVGLLVSLTSIFVQSIRPYICLLGHIPNTDLYLDLKRFKGTTELCGIKIFHYCGGLNFANSGHLKSELFKLVGVVPREVVEERRKLTKKGLYPDPLGSEDKEALRCIILDLSAMSYIDPSGINTLRFLTTEFEKIEVPVYLAGCSGPVFEQIVKCDQFQNKEPSFRIFVGVHDAVTFIQHELFK; encoded by the exons ATGGATAAGGAAGACGAAGTGCTGAGGCACCTGCAAGTCGAAAGACCGCTCTATGAACAAGACGCTTTGAACAAAGCTTACCACTACGAGAAGCCGAAGCATTCGT tTGTGAGGAACACTAAAAAGTCTCTGAAATCAAAAAGCTGTGGGTCATGCACTACTTCGACAATACCGGCGTTGAATTGGCTCAGAAGTTATGAGTGGAAAAAAGACATCTGCTCCGATCTGATCTCTGGTCTGACCGTCGCCATCATGCACATACCCCAAGGAATGGCCTACGCTCTACTTGGAAACGTACCACCAGTCGTAGGCATATACATGGCTTTCTTCCCAGTATTAGTATACTTTTTCTTAGGAACTTCGAAGCACGTTTCAATGG GTACATTCGCTGTTGTTTGCCTAATGACGGGGAAGGCGGTTACCACTCACGCCACATTTCCAGATGTGTTGGCTCAGTCAAATGTGACAGACCCAACATTATCACCGGATGTACCAGTGGCTACTTACACTCCTATCGAGGTGGCTACAACCGTCACCTTTATGGTCGGAATACTTCAG CTGGGAATGTACTTATTCAGGCTAGGCATAATCAGCACCTTACTCAGTGAGACTCTGGTGAATGGTTTCACTACTGGTGCTGCTGTTTGGGTacttatatctcaaataaaaGATCTCCTCGGCTTACAGCTGCCCAAGCAAAAGTCAATGTTCAAATTAATATTT tcttgcatagatattttcaacgaaCTACCAAATGTGAATATAGCTGCTGCTATAATCTCTACAGTTGCGATAATAATCATGGTTTTTAACAATGAAATAATCAAG CCATACATCGCAAAAAAATGTAGCATACCGATACCGATTGAATTAGTGGCTGTTGTTACCGGCACTTTAATATCTAATTACGGCAATCTACCAGAGGTCTACAACATTCGAACTGTCGGTGATATTCCCACAGG ACTGCCGATACCGAAGCCTCCCAGTTTTTCTTTACTACCTGCAATAGCATTCGAGAGTGTTGCGATAACCATGGTCTCGTATACTATAACGATGTCGATGGCATTGATATTTGCACAGAAGTTAAACTACGAAGTGGATTCCAATCAAGAGCTCTTAGCGATG GGGAGCAGTAATATCGTTGggtcttttttttcctgcatGCCAGTCACTGCCTCGCTCAGTCGATCATTGATACAGCAGACAACTGGTGGAAAAAGCCAACTCGCCAGTATTGTGTCATGTGGAATATTATTGACGATTCTTCTCTGGATAGGACCTTTTTTTGAACCTTTACCAAGATGCGTCCTCGCGTCGATTATTGTT GTAGCACTTAAGGGAATGCTTTTACAAGCAtgtgaattgaagaaattttggaaattaagTAAACTGGATGCTGCTGTTTGGATTGTCACTTTTCTCGTGGTTGTCCTTGTAAATATTGACATTGGTTTAGTTGTCGGGCTGCTTGTTTCATTGACAAGCATATTCGTGCAATCCATCAGGCCGTACATATGCCTCTTGGGTCACATTCCAAACACAGATTTGTACTTGGACTTGAAACGATTCAAAGGC aCGACGGAGCTctgtggaataaaaattttccactacTGTGGTGGCTTGAATTTTGCCAATTCTGGGCATTTGAAGTCGGAATTATTCAAACTAGTAGGTGTTGTACCACGTGAAGTGGtggaagagagaagaaaactCACTAAAAAAGGATTGTATCCCGATCCCCTCGGTAGCGAGGATAAAGAAGCTCTCAGGTGTATTATATTAGATTTAAGCGCTATGAGCTATATCGATCCCAGTGGTATAAATACACTCAGATTTCTCACTACAGAGTTTGAGAAAATAGAGGTTCCAGTATATTTGGCGGGCTGCTCGGGTCCCGTTTTTGAACAGATAGTAAAATGTgatcaatttcaaaacaagGAGCCaagttttagaatttttgtcGGTGTGCACGACGCTGTTACTTTCATCCAGCACGAATTGTTCAAATGA
- the LOC124217127 gene encoding small integral membrane protein 8: MSNDKNTPAAKPGDGLRSLRSTMLFRAINYELYVKPNAVIMALGVLAMTGCAGYILYMRSKYEGMGYYSAIEPDGKETFKKRKSKWDD, translated from the exons ATGTCGAATGATAAAAACACCCCAGCAGCCAAGCCCGGAGATGGTTTAAGATCATTGCGGAGTACCATGCTATTCAGAGCCATAAACTATGAACTTTATGTAAAACCG aaTGCTGTGATCATGGCACTGGGTGTTCTGGCCATGACTGGATGTGCTGGGTATATTCTTTACATGCGCAGCAAATACGAGGGAATGGGCTATTACTCGGCAATTGAACCAGACGGCAAAGAAACgtttaagaaaagaaaatcaaaatgggACGATTGA